AATCCAATTTCCCAGTAATAATCAAAAGCAAAGGATAACCATCATTTTCAGTTTTTTCCCAAACTACTAAACCTTTAAATTCAACTCTAGTACACCTCGCATATGATTTAAATCTAACTCTAGTTGAAGGATgatcattaattttagccTCATAATACTGTTTTGTCAGTAGTAAGTTATTACCCACAGAATCTTTGGTGTAAAGTTTCAGATATTTTATTACCTTTTCTGATTTTACTCTCCAGCCATAATTGCCAGGATCAACTAGATAATATCCTTCTTCTGATATAAGAACAAATCtactaatttttttatgATGTATTAGTAATCTACAATGTTTGTTTTCAGgtttattttcaaaaataacCTCACCGTCACAAAGTAATTGTTCAagatttgaaaaaaatgtATATCTCACTTTGTTTTCATCACTAATTACCTTCTTGAAATCGTTTGTACTcatctttattatttccCCAACCTGATTTTTCTTCATAAAAGTGATTTTTTTACATGTTTGTATTGGCTTAACACGTACACCTTTATCAGGCTCTCCTTCTTTCTCAATTCCTTTACCATCCCCTTCAATTTCATCCTCTGATCCTACTTCTATTTGAACGGTTTCAGGAGCTAACGTTTCACTTGGTTGTGGTTCAGTAGTTTGTGGCTGAAATTGCCCAGGTCCATATGGGTGTGTTATAGGTATAGGATGTTGTGAAATAAGAGGTGGTCGATATTGAATTCCTGGATGGTATTGCTGAGGTACGTAGTACTGTACTTGTTGTATTGGTAAAAATTGTGGTATTGGTTGAGCTTGAAATTGAGGAACGAATGACTGATACGAACCATACTGTTGGGATTGAGGTTGTGACAATACTTGTGGATATGGAGAATATCCAGGATAGTACTGTTGATACGGTGGTCCATAATATGTAGGTTGACTTGGTGGAATATATACCGGTGGTCCATGTGgttgataaatttgttctAAAGGTTGTAAAACTGTAGGATAAGGGTATTGAGGTGTAGGATGTTGATATGAGTGATAAGGATATTCCGTATAAGTAACAGGTGGTGGATAGGCTTGAGGGTGAGGCTGTATTGGTACGCTTTGAACATCTACTGGCTGTCCAGTCGTTTGTGTTACTTCAAAATTATCACCTTCATCTTCACTATCACTTTCAGTGGTTCCATGCGTGTTACCTTGATTATCAGAACAATAAACACATttgattattattagtattattcCGTGTGTGTATATTAGAgatttattcattatataatttatttatacttgatccatgggggatctttaaatattaattaaaaaatttaaatattattcacctgattaataataaatacttatttattgttaattatatacaaagTGTGTagatttatatatatattatattaattttattttcatcctAATACTAGTTAAATATCTTATTAAATGATTATTCAATGAAAACTAATTTGAGTTTAacaaaacaataaaattgccatgataaaatttaataaaatacatttaaataaaatgttcacaagaacattaaataaaattaacaaattttagtTGGATTTAGGGTATTTATATTTGTGTTTATTTATCCTAGTATATATTAGTCTAACACGTCCACCCCTTCTTCCATATACCTCgatatatttttcaaatttaattatataatttgttgatttAGTAACAGATATTGTCGATGGAAATTTATGTTTTTGGGTGTTCTCCCAAATCAATTCATCTccattcattattttactacaatttacaccatttttaaatgaaaatttaatagAACAATTAGCAGTAAGGTCCACATAATAATCATCATCCGTTATTTCAACATAttcattttcataattttgtgcatataatttaacatttccGGGAACCTTTCGTCCATATGATGACCATATTCCTTTATCATATTTGACCAAAATAAAAACACCATCCAAACTCaaaacaaaattattattatttttgttataCGTCAACGCTGAAGGATATTTTTTCCCAGGCTTATGCTTGAAGATAGTTTCACCATCACAAAGTATCACTTCAACATTTAGAAAAAACCTGAatctatttatattatgatCAACCCATGCAATTCTGTAATCTTTTTCTACAACCATTTCAACTAACTTGCCCTCATTACTCATTTTCATAAATGTTATTTctttacatttttttactGGTTCGGATGGTCTctcatcttcttcatcttcttcacCACCTTCCGCTCCTCCAACTGCTCCTTCTTCAGGTTCCTCATCATCAGATCCAACTTCAACTGGAATATGTTCAGGTTCTAATGGTTCATTTGGTTGAGGGTTTTGATCACTAGGTTGTGAAGGTTGTTCACCAGTTGCTTGAGATTTAGTTGGTCTATTATGTTTATAACTATGTTTTAGTTTCTTTGTTTTAGAAGGTTCACttgaaattttatcttGAATAGATTCTTGAGTATGTTGGGGATAGTTTTGTCCATAACTGGAATATCCAGGAGAATATCCATAACCTACTTGATGTAGTCCTGGATAATAAGTATAAACATATCTAGGTTGGTCTGGACCATAATgatattgaaaatattcAGCACCTTGATATCCTTGATTGTAATAGGCCACTTCATGTTCTTGAACCGGGATATAAACATATTGTTCATGTTGTTGATAGTGTTGATGTTCTTCGAATTGTTGATatggataataataaccGGGGTTATAGCCAACAGCTCCTTGTTCATAACTTTGCAAGTAATCTTGTTGATAATCAGGATGATAGAAATGATATGTATTAGATTGTACTTCTTCTGAGCATGGAGTATCTCCACTAGGTTCAACAGTTTGGttatcatcatcttcttcaagtattttttcaattccTTTTAcgattaaattataattatcaacCTCATCACTATCATCTTCATTTCCAGTTGGTTGTCCAGTAGGTTTGTCAGCAGAGTATGAGTATCCAaaaattaagaatattATAACATATGTGTAAGATACACACCCTTTCATGGTATGATTAATATATCTTTATTCCATGgggaaataaaaattaaaaacgaatattacataaaataaaaaattatcatttaattGTGCGTTTATCAATTAAttctaaatttattatcatttatttccaaattacaaaatattattgttaaatattacatatGATACTATTTCTGTCTctatttatgaaaatttattaaatataaaattatattattttaaaagtacttaaaatatataaaaatcattaataaaacaaattaaaaccCAATAcaataaaactaatatgttttttaaaatttaaactagtGTGTGTAAATGTCTATGGTACATCAACATCATTATATGATGAAACGAAAAAATACCTcagttttaatttaaaactcattatcattattttatcctattattattattaaattttaattaaattatttaaaaccTTAATATTTCTCTGAACCTTTCAAACTTTTAACatctattaatttatatttgcACTCAGTCCTTCTAAATTTAAGCTTATAATCTCCAAAGTCAA
Above is a window of Theileria parva strain Muguga chromosome 2, complete sequence, whole genome shotgun sequence DNA encoding:
- a CDS encoding SVSP family protein (Tp26), with the protein product MNKSLIYTHGIILIIIKCVYCSDNQGNTHGTTESDSEDEGDNFEVTQTTGQPVDVQSVPIQPHPQAYPPPVTYTEYPYHSYQHPTPQYPYPTVLQPLEQIYQPHGPPVYIPPSQPTYYGPPYQQYYPGYSPYPQVLSQPQSQQYGSYQSFVPQFQAQPIPQFLPIQQVQYYVPQQYHPGIQYRPPLISQHPIPITHPYGPGQFQPQTTEPQPSETLAPETVQIEVGSEDEIEGDGKGIEKEGEPDKGVRVKPIQTCKKITFMKKNQVGEIIKMSTNDFKKVISDENKVRYTFFSNLEQLLCDGEVIFENKPENKHCRLLIHHKKISRFVLISEEGYYLVDPGNYGWRVKSEKVIKYLKLYTKDSVGNNLLLTKQYYEAKINDHPSTRVRFKSYARCTRVEFKGLVVWEKTENDGYPLLLIITGKLDFQLCFDGYNKIYRKRSGKYKKYIP